From Daucus carota subsp. sativus chromosome 6, DH1 v3.0, whole genome shotgun sequence, the proteins below share one genomic window:
- the LOC108224979 gene encoding kinesin-like protein KIN-10C isoform X3 — translation MPPRGSNSSRKVRIIATIRGYTDQESGSISENSLPLISVYKHGEGGSDEKVTLSFGEQPACRKNAYDMDYCYGQNEDSSLIFVKEIKPLISGVMNGKNASIIAFGARGSGKTCTIQGSEDKPGLAALAMAEILSAVEENGNLIAVSVYEVYQDNVLDVLDANKKVQLFENAHGYTELRGISQVRINSMSEFVKLYYNNGTRKATEKVGPKIARRSHKGLMICVLSDSGNPNSKVVGKMNFVDLAGYEDARRNSIDCANPVETANINKSLYALLNVVYALNTNESRVPYRESKLSRVLQDSFGGSSRVLLLTCLNPVCQDTMYTVSLASRSLQGTNGLSDTMIRSSVSLAKPVQSSMKNQKLPILSDATNKKVGSTTIMRSSKSLTKQTQSSVKNQKPATVSATSKKGKESQSRFHKKIVAKSGRKLFDDGVPSTTHKEAKLAVDCSSAISLNEAVGVASSPKKKEETIEDSSLKIMDSTEILEKVASPLISDIDFKALSPLEEESDIIKEENNNSQILEKSPPLSSQLRELSNSMKSLYSSTPSVIATQDISNPFSRLSVLEPQTPQTPLTSSLQNPREIFNNRSSGMKQSLVKDCLQFLNTASKDELKGLKGIGEKRATYILELREESPEPFKNLDDLQDIGLSAKQVKGIMRNVAGDLFN, via the exons ATGCCGCCTCGCGGTTCCAATTCATCTCGAAAAGTTCGAATAATCGCAACAATCCGTGGCTATACGGATCAAGAATCTGGGTCGATATCTGAGAATTCGTTGCCGTTGATCTCTGTGTATAAGCACGGTGAAGGTGGATCAGATGAGAAAGTTACCTTGTCGTTCGGAGAACAACCGGCCTG TCGGAAAAATGCGTATGATATGGATTATTGTTATGGACAAAATGAGGATTCGAGTTTGATTTTTGTGAAAGAAATTAAGCCTTTGATTTCTGGAGTTATGAATGGAAAAAATGCGTCGATTATTGCTTTTGGAGCTAGAGGCAGCGGTAAAACATGCACAATTCAG GGCTCTGAGGATAAACCGGGCTTGGCAGCTCTTGCAATGGCGGAAATTCTTTCAGCAGTGGAGGAAAATGGGAATTTAATTGCAGTATCTGTGTATGAGGTGTACCAGGATAATGTATTAGATGTTTTGGATGCAAACAAGAAGGTTCAGCTATTCGAAAATGCTCATGGATATACTGAATTAAGAGGGATTTCTCAG GTTCGTATCAATTCGATGTCAGAATTTGTGAAATTGTATTATAATAATGGTACACGAAAAGCTACAGAGAAGGTAGGCCCTAAGATTGCACGAAGGAGTCACAAGGGTTTGATGATATGTGTGTTATCTGATAGTGGAAATCCAAATTCCAAAGTTGTGGGGAAAATGAATTTTGTTGACCTAGCAG GCTACGAAGATGCAAGAAGAAATAGTATTGATTGCGCAAATCCGGTGGAGACTGCTAACATCAACAAGTCTTTGTATGCCTTGTTAAATGTTGTGTATGCCCTCAATACAAATGAAAGTCGAGTGCCATACCGAGAAAGCAAACTCAGTCGTGTACTGCAAGATTCTTTTGGGGGTAGCAGCCGGGTGTTGCTCCTCACTTGTTTG AATCCTGTATGTCAAGATACAATGTACACGGTAAGCTTGGCCTCACGGTCCCTTCAAGGCACCAATGGACTTTCAGACACAATGATCAGAAGCAGCGTGAGTTTAGCTAAACCAGTCCAATCATCGATGAAAAATCAGAAACTTCCAATTCTTTCTGATGCGACAAATAAAAAAGTTGGCTCAACCACAATAATGAGAAGCAGCAAGAGTTTAACTAAACAGACACAATCATCGGTTAAGAATCAGAAACCTGCAACTGTTTCTGCTACAAGTAAGAAAGGAAAAGAATCACAATCCcgttttcataaaaaaattgttgccAAAAGCGGGAG GAAACTCTTTGATGATGGTGTCCCTTCAACTACCCATAAAGag GCAAAGTTAGCCGTGGATTGTTCTTCTGCAATATCTCTGAATGAAGCTGTTGGTGTTGCTtcatctccaaagaaaaag GAAGAGACTATCGAAGATTCCTCCTTAAAAATCATGGACTCTACCGAGATATTGGAGAAG GTTGCTTCTCCACTCATCTCTGATATTGACTTCAAAGCATTATCCCCTCTTGAAGAGGAGA GTGATATCATTAAGGAGGAGAATAATAACTCTCAAATATTGGAAAAATCACCACCACTCAGTTCACAACTACGAGAATTGTCAAATAGCATGAAGTCTTTGTATTCTTCTACACCTTCAGTAATAGCTACACAGGACATTAGTAATCCGTTTAGTCGGCTATCTGTTCTAGAACCTCAAACTCCTCAAACTCCATTGACAAGTAGTTTACAGAATCCGCGCGAAATATTCAATAATCGCAGTTCAGGAATGAAG CAAAGTCTGGTGAAGGACTGCCTGCAATTTTTAAATACTGCAAGCAA GGACGAGTTAAAAGGATTGAAG gGTATTGGAGAAAAGAGAGCGACTTACAT
- the LOC108224979 gene encoding kinesin-like protein KIN-10C isoform X1: MPPRGSNSSRKVRIIATIRGYTDQESGSISENSLPLISVYKHGEGGSDEKVTLSFGEQPACRKNAYDMDYCYGQNEDSSLIFVKEIKPLISGVMNGKNASIIAFGARGSGKTCTIQGSEDKPGLAALAMAEILSAVEENGNLIAVSVYEVYQDNVLDVLDANKKVQLFENAHGYTELRGISQVRINSMSEFVKLYYNNGTRKATEKVGPKIARRSHKGLMICVLSDSGNPNSKVVGKMNFVDLAGYEDARRNSIDCANPVETANINKSLYALLNVVYALNTNESRVPYRESKLSRVLQDSFGGSSRVLLLTCLNPVCQDTMYTVSLASRSLQGTNGLSDTMIRSSVSLAKPVQSSMKNQKLPILSDATNKKVGSTTIMRSSKSLTKQTQSSVKNQKPATVSATSKKGKESQSRFHKKIVAKSGRKLFDDGVPSTTHKEAKLAVDCSSAISLNEAVGVASSPKKKEETIEDSSLKIMDSTEILEKENLLAPAYHALEDKENSLAPACNTSEEVASPLISDIDFKALSPLEEESDIIKEENNNSQILEKSPPLSSQLRELSNSMKSLYSSTPSVIATQDISNPFSRLSVLEPQTPQTPLTSSLQNPREIFNNRSSGMKQSLVKDCLQFLNTASKDELKGLKGIGEKRATYILELREESPEPFKNLDDLQDIGLSAKQVKGIMRNVAGDLFN, encoded by the exons ATGCCGCCTCGCGGTTCCAATTCATCTCGAAAAGTTCGAATAATCGCAACAATCCGTGGCTATACGGATCAAGAATCTGGGTCGATATCTGAGAATTCGTTGCCGTTGATCTCTGTGTATAAGCACGGTGAAGGTGGATCAGATGAGAAAGTTACCTTGTCGTTCGGAGAACAACCGGCCTG TCGGAAAAATGCGTATGATATGGATTATTGTTATGGACAAAATGAGGATTCGAGTTTGATTTTTGTGAAAGAAATTAAGCCTTTGATTTCTGGAGTTATGAATGGAAAAAATGCGTCGATTATTGCTTTTGGAGCTAGAGGCAGCGGTAAAACATGCACAATTCAG GGCTCTGAGGATAAACCGGGCTTGGCAGCTCTTGCAATGGCGGAAATTCTTTCAGCAGTGGAGGAAAATGGGAATTTAATTGCAGTATCTGTGTATGAGGTGTACCAGGATAATGTATTAGATGTTTTGGATGCAAACAAGAAGGTTCAGCTATTCGAAAATGCTCATGGATATACTGAATTAAGAGGGATTTCTCAG GTTCGTATCAATTCGATGTCAGAATTTGTGAAATTGTATTATAATAATGGTACACGAAAAGCTACAGAGAAGGTAGGCCCTAAGATTGCACGAAGGAGTCACAAGGGTTTGATGATATGTGTGTTATCTGATAGTGGAAATCCAAATTCCAAAGTTGTGGGGAAAATGAATTTTGTTGACCTAGCAG GCTACGAAGATGCAAGAAGAAATAGTATTGATTGCGCAAATCCGGTGGAGACTGCTAACATCAACAAGTCTTTGTATGCCTTGTTAAATGTTGTGTATGCCCTCAATACAAATGAAAGTCGAGTGCCATACCGAGAAAGCAAACTCAGTCGTGTACTGCAAGATTCTTTTGGGGGTAGCAGCCGGGTGTTGCTCCTCACTTGTTTG AATCCTGTATGTCAAGATACAATGTACACGGTAAGCTTGGCCTCACGGTCCCTTCAAGGCACCAATGGACTTTCAGACACAATGATCAGAAGCAGCGTGAGTTTAGCTAAACCAGTCCAATCATCGATGAAAAATCAGAAACTTCCAATTCTTTCTGATGCGACAAATAAAAAAGTTGGCTCAACCACAATAATGAGAAGCAGCAAGAGTTTAACTAAACAGACACAATCATCGGTTAAGAATCAGAAACCTGCAACTGTTTCTGCTACAAGTAAGAAAGGAAAAGAATCACAATCCcgttttcataaaaaaattgttgccAAAAGCGGGAG GAAACTCTTTGATGATGGTGTCCCTTCAACTACCCATAAAGag GCAAAGTTAGCCGTGGATTGTTCTTCTGCAATATCTCTGAATGAAGCTGTTGGTGTTGCTtcatctccaaagaaaaag GAAGAGACTATCGAAGATTCCTCCTTAAAAATCATGGACTCTACCGAGATATTGGAGAAG GAAAATTTACTAGCACCTGCTTACCACGCATTAGAAGATAAG GAAAATTCACTAGCACCTGCTTGCAATACATCAGAAGAG GTTGCTTCTCCACTCATCTCTGATATTGACTTCAAAGCATTATCCCCTCTTGAAGAGGAGA GTGATATCATTAAGGAGGAGAATAATAACTCTCAAATATTGGAAAAATCACCACCACTCAGTTCACAACTACGAGAATTGTCAAATAGCATGAAGTCTTTGTATTCTTCTACACCTTCAGTAATAGCTACACAGGACATTAGTAATCCGTTTAGTCGGCTATCTGTTCTAGAACCTCAAACTCCTCAAACTCCATTGACAAGTAGTTTACAGAATCCGCGCGAAATATTCAATAATCGCAGTTCAGGAATGAAG CAAAGTCTGGTGAAGGACTGCCTGCAATTTTTAAATACTGCAAGCAA GGACGAGTTAAAAGGATTGAAG gGTATTGGAGAAAAGAGAGCGACTTACAT
- the LOC108224979 gene encoding kinesin-like protein KIN-10C isoform X2 — MPPRGSNSSRKVRIIATIRGYTDQESGSISENSLPLISVYKHGEGGSDEKVTLSFGEQPACRKNAYDMDYCYGQNEDSSLIFVKEIKPLISGVMNGKNASIIAFGARGSGKTCTIQGSEDKPGLAALAMAEILSAVEENGNLIAVSVYEVYQDNVLDVLDANKKVQLFENAHGYTELRGISQVRINSMSEFVKLYYNNGTRKATEKVGPKIARRSHKGLMICVLSDSGNPNSKVVGKMNFVDLAGYEDARRNSIDCANPVETANINKSLYALLNVVYALNTNESRVPYRESKLSRVLQDSFGGSSRVLLLTCLNPVCQDTMYTVSLASRSLQGTNGLSDTMIRSSVSLAKPVQSSMKNQKLPILSDATNKKVGSTTIMRSSKSLTKQTQSSVKNQKPATVSATSKKGKESQSRFHKKIVAKSGRKLFDDGVPSTTHKEAKLAVDCSSAISLNEAVGVASSPKKKEETIEDSSLKIMDSTEILEKENSLAPACNTSEEVASPLISDIDFKALSPLEEESDIIKEENNNSQILEKSPPLSSQLRELSNSMKSLYSSTPSVIATQDISNPFSRLSVLEPQTPQTPLTSSLQNPREIFNNRSSGMKQSLVKDCLQFLNTASKDELKGLKGIGEKRATYILELREESPEPFKNLDDLQDIGLSAKQVKGIMRNVAGDLFN; from the exons ATGCCGCCTCGCGGTTCCAATTCATCTCGAAAAGTTCGAATAATCGCAACAATCCGTGGCTATACGGATCAAGAATCTGGGTCGATATCTGAGAATTCGTTGCCGTTGATCTCTGTGTATAAGCACGGTGAAGGTGGATCAGATGAGAAAGTTACCTTGTCGTTCGGAGAACAACCGGCCTG TCGGAAAAATGCGTATGATATGGATTATTGTTATGGACAAAATGAGGATTCGAGTTTGATTTTTGTGAAAGAAATTAAGCCTTTGATTTCTGGAGTTATGAATGGAAAAAATGCGTCGATTATTGCTTTTGGAGCTAGAGGCAGCGGTAAAACATGCACAATTCAG GGCTCTGAGGATAAACCGGGCTTGGCAGCTCTTGCAATGGCGGAAATTCTTTCAGCAGTGGAGGAAAATGGGAATTTAATTGCAGTATCTGTGTATGAGGTGTACCAGGATAATGTATTAGATGTTTTGGATGCAAACAAGAAGGTTCAGCTATTCGAAAATGCTCATGGATATACTGAATTAAGAGGGATTTCTCAG GTTCGTATCAATTCGATGTCAGAATTTGTGAAATTGTATTATAATAATGGTACACGAAAAGCTACAGAGAAGGTAGGCCCTAAGATTGCACGAAGGAGTCACAAGGGTTTGATGATATGTGTGTTATCTGATAGTGGAAATCCAAATTCCAAAGTTGTGGGGAAAATGAATTTTGTTGACCTAGCAG GCTACGAAGATGCAAGAAGAAATAGTATTGATTGCGCAAATCCGGTGGAGACTGCTAACATCAACAAGTCTTTGTATGCCTTGTTAAATGTTGTGTATGCCCTCAATACAAATGAAAGTCGAGTGCCATACCGAGAAAGCAAACTCAGTCGTGTACTGCAAGATTCTTTTGGGGGTAGCAGCCGGGTGTTGCTCCTCACTTGTTTG AATCCTGTATGTCAAGATACAATGTACACGGTAAGCTTGGCCTCACGGTCCCTTCAAGGCACCAATGGACTTTCAGACACAATGATCAGAAGCAGCGTGAGTTTAGCTAAACCAGTCCAATCATCGATGAAAAATCAGAAACTTCCAATTCTTTCTGATGCGACAAATAAAAAAGTTGGCTCAACCACAATAATGAGAAGCAGCAAGAGTTTAACTAAACAGACACAATCATCGGTTAAGAATCAGAAACCTGCAACTGTTTCTGCTACAAGTAAGAAAGGAAAAGAATCACAATCCcgttttcataaaaaaattgttgccAAAAGCGGGAG GAAACTCTTTGATGATGGTGTCCCTTCAACTACCCATAAAGag GCAAAGTTAGCCGTGGATTGTTCTTCTGCAATATCTCTGAATGAAGCTGTTGGTGTTGCTtcatctccaaagaaaaag GAAGAGACTATCGAAGATTCCTCCTTAAAAATCATGGACTCTACCGAGATATTGGAGAAG GAAAATTCACTAGCACCTGCTTGCAATACATCAGAAGAG GTTGCTTCTCCACTCATCTCTGATATTGACTTCAAAGCATTATCCCCTCTTGAAGAGGAGA GTGATATCATTAAGGAGGAGAATAATAACTCTCAAATATTGGAAAAATCACCACCACTCAGTTCACAACTACGAGAATTGTCAAATAGCATGAAGTCTTTGTATTCTTCTACACCTTCAGTAATAGCTACACAGGACATTAGTAATCCGTTTAGTCGGCTATCTGTTCTAGAACCTCAAACTCCTCAAACTCCATTGACAAGTAGTTTACAGAATCCGCGCGAAATATTCAATAATCGCAGTTCAGGAATGAAG CAAAGTCTGGTGAAGGACTGCCTGCAATTTTTAAATACTGCAAGCAA GGACGAGTTAAAAGGATTGAAG gGTATTGGAGAAAAGAGAGCGACTTACAT